The DNA window GCTCCGCACTCCGTTCGCCGAAGTACGTGAGCAAAAAGTGTCGTCGACACGACACGGAACGGGCGTAGCGCAGCATGTACGTCAGCCGCGTCTCGGCGCGCTGACGAGCGTTTTGAACCGCTCGGTCGTCTACCGGCAGCTTCTTTGCCCGAGGAAAGCAGAGGTCCACCTGCAACGCATCGCCGGGAGGACGCCACTCCAAAAGACCTCGTTCCTCCAGGTACTGCAGTCCTCGCCCAAGTCGCTCTCGGGAGAGTTCAGTGCGGCGGGCCACGGTCCGCACGTCGAGGGGCCACCACTCTGAGAAGGCATCCGCGTGGACCAGGCGCAGGAGCGTACGCACAAAGCGTGCAAGCGCCCGGTTGTCCAGGCCGTTTGCGTACTGACGGACGGCACCCGCCCCTTCCCGAAAGCGGATGAGTCCGTAATGCCGCCGGTTGGGGAGCCGCCGCCACGCCCCTTGCCGATCAAGCAACTCGACGGCAGTACGCACCTTCGTCCGCGAGAACTCCGTGATCTTCTGCACCACCTTTCGGTCCACCACGAGCGGCTCCTCCGGCTCGGAGCCAAGCGGGACCTGCCCCACATTGCACACCGCATCGTAGACGGTCCGCACCTCTTCCGCCGTTGGGTGCGAGGCCTCAAGCATCGACTCCTGGGTCTCAGCATCGGGCTCCTGAAACAGCAACACGGCGTAGGCCTGCTCTCCGTCTCGGCCGGCCCGTCCAGCCTCCTGATAGTACGCCTCCAACGAGTCCGGCATAGCAGCATGAACCACGAAGCGCACGTCGGGCTTGTCAATGCCCATCCCAAACGCGTTGGTCGCGACCATCACGCGCACTTCGCCGTCGAGCCACGCCTGTTGCCGCTTCTCCCGCTCAGCGGCCGCCATACGCCCGTGGTATCCTGTCGCCGCTACCCCTGCGCTGCGGAGCCGCTTCGTCCATCGCTTCACCCCTCGCCGGGTAGCCGCATACACGATGCCAGTCCCTTCGACGCCCTCCACGACATCGCGGAGTTGAGCCCACTTGTGCTCAGTCCGAAAGACCGACCACACGATATTGGGACGGTCAAACCCGCGAACCACCTCCACCGCGTCCGGCATGTCGAGCAAGTCCACCACGTCGTCCCGCACGGCCGGCGTGGCCGTGGCCGTGACGGCCATGGTGGGGGGCTCGCCGATCTGTGCTCGCGCCTCCGGAATCTCTCGGTAGTCCGGCCGGAAGTGATGCCCCCACTCGCTTACACAGTGCGCCTCATCGACGGCTAGGAGCGAGACGTCAAGCCGGTCGGCCCGGGCCTGAAAGACCTCCGTAGAAAGACGCTCCGGCGCCATATAGAGCAGGTCGTACCGCCCGTGCTCCACATCGGTCCAGCGCTGCTCCACCTCGTACCCCGTCAGGGTACTGTTGATAAAGGTAGCGTCAATGCCCTGGGCCCGAAGCCCCTCTA is part of the Salinibacter sp. 10B genome and encodes:
- a CDS encoding ATP-dependent DNA helicase RecQ; translation: MTDDDAPTISDARHLMRRTWGYESFRPGQEEVLSAVLNGEDVLGVLPTGGGKSLCYQIPALLSDGFVLVLSPLIALMQDQVEGLRAQGIDATFINSTLTGYEVEQRWTDVEHGRYDLLYMAPERLSTEVFQARADRLDVSLLAVDEAHCVSEWGHHFRPDYREIPEARAQIGEPPTMAVTATATPAVRDDVVDLLDMPDAVEVVRGFDRPNIVWSVFRTEHKWAQLRDVVEGVEGTGIVYAATRRGVKRWTKRLRSAGVAATGYHGRMAAAEREKRQQAWLDGEVRVMVATNAFGMGIDKPDVRFVVHAAMPDSLEAYYQEAGRAGRDGEQAYAVLLFQEPDAETQESMLEASHPTAEEVRTVYDAVCNVGQVPLGSEPEEPLVVDRKVVQKITEFSRTKVRTAVELLDRQGAWRRLPNRRHYGLIRFREGAGAVRQYANGLDNRALARFVRTLLRLVHADAFSEWWPLDVRTVARRTELSRERLGRGLQYLEERGLLEWRPPGDALQVDLCFPRAKKLPVDDRAVQNARQRAETRLTYMLRYARSVSCRRHFLLTYFGERSAEQCGACDVCLGRHEAPVVTPEDESVLRAIVQRIGDAVPREEWFDEAPVPRHRVDALVNWLVERGWVTMDDPLDGTFSLTDDGRAWVD